The uncultured Bacteroides sp. DNA segment TTTTCTTTTCCATTTTTGTCGATAAGTTTAATTTCACCCTCGATCAAATAAGGGCCACCTGCTGCTACTTTTACAGTAACTAAATCTTTTTTATTGTCCATGATTTTATTT contains these protein-coding regions:
- a CDS encoding CDGSH iron-sulfur domain-containing protein, with amino-acid sequence MDNKKDLVTVKVAAGGPYLIEGEIKLIDKNGKEKVMNGAHLCRCGQSKNKPFCDGSHHKVEFDKE